The DNA region TTGACGACAAGGGCCCCATCAACACCGACAAATATCTCCCCGTCGAGCGCCTTGCTCCCGGCGTCATCGACCGCCAGTCCGTGCGCGAGCCCATGGCCACCGGCATCAAAGCCATCGACACGATGATCCCAATCGGCCGCGGCCAGCGCGAATTGCTGATTGGCGACCGCCAGACCGGCAAGACCGCCATCGCGCTCGACACCATCATCAATTCGGCGAAGAACAACCTCATCTGCATCTATTGCGCCGTGGGCCAGAAGCGTTCGTCGGTCGCGCAGGTCGTGCAGACGCTCGAAGAGTACGGCGCCATGGCTTACACCATTGTGGTCGCTGCCACTGCCTCCGAGCCCGCGCCCATGCAGTACCTCGCTCCCTTCGCCGCCACTGCCATGGGCGAATACTTCCGCGATAGCGGCAAGCATGCACTGATCATCTATGACGATCTCTCGAAGCATGCTGCCAGCTATCGTGAAATCTCGCTGCTGCTCCGCCGTCCGCCAGGCCGCGAAGCCTACCCGGGCGACGTCTTCTATCTCCACTCGCGCCTGCTCGAACGCAGTTCCAAGGTCTCGGACAAGCTCGGCGGCGGCTCGCTCACCGCGCTGCCCATCATCGAAACCCAGGCGGGTGACGTTTCGGCTTACATTCCGACCAACGTTATCTCCATCACCGATGGCCAGATCTTCCTCGAAACCGACCTCTTCAACTCGGGTGTTCGTCCCGCCGTCAACGTCGGCCTGTCGGTCTCGCGTGTCGGATTTTCTGCCGCCACTAAGGCGACCAAACAGGTAGGCGCCACGCTGAAGCTCGACCTCGCGCAGTATCGCGAGCTTGCCGCCTTCGCGCAGTTTGGTTCGGACCTCGACAAGGTAACGCAGCAGCAGCTGAACCGCGGTCAGCGTCTGACGGAGCTTCTCAAGCAGCCGCAGTTCCAGCCACTTTCGGCGGAGAAGCAGGTGGCAATTCTCTTCGCTGGCGTGAATGGATTGCTCGACGACGTGGAAGTGAGAGACCTTCGCGCCTTCGAGGACGGCTTTTATCCGTATCTCGAATCGGCGCAGGCGTCGATCCTTACCGATATCGCAACGAAGAAGGCACTCGATGACGATCTAAAG from Edaphobacter paludis includes:
- the atpA gene encoding F0F1 ATP synthase subunit alpha; its protein translation is MAKIKADEITELLRQQIENYEQRIQVDEVGTVISLGDGIARVHGLDKVMAGELIEFPHGVAGLAMNLDEDQVGAVLLGDYTEIKEGDQVKRTGRIMSVPVGEALIGRVVNALGEPIDDKGPINTDKYLPVERLAPGVIDRQSVREPMATGIKAIDTMIPIGRGQRELLIGDRQTGKTAIALDTIINSAKNNLICIYCAVGQKRSSVAQVVQTLEEYGAMAYTIVVAATASEPAPMQYLAPFAATAMGEYFRDSGKHALIIYDDLSKHAASYREISLLLRRPPGREAYPGDVFYLHSRLLERSSKVSDKLGGGSLTALPIIETQAGDVSAYIPTNVISITDGQIFLETDLFNSGVRPAVNVGLSVSRVGFSAATKATKQVGATLKLDLAQYRELAAFAQFGSDLDKVTQQQLNRGQRLTELLKQPQFQPLSAEKQVAILFAGVNGLLDDVEVRDLRAFEDGFYPYLESAQASILTDIATKKALDDDLKARLTVAIKDYKSNFLAGIKDQREQKEAVAAK